From a region of the Qipengyuania spongiae genome:
- the dxs gene encoding 1-deoxy-D-xylulose-5-phosphate synthase, giving the protein MNSPPKTPLLDTVEYPSDLRRLDQGQLRQLSDELRAEMIDAVSTSGGHLGSGLGVVELTVAIHYVFDTPNDKLVWDVGHQCYPHKIITGRRDRIRTLRQGGGLSGFTKRTESEYDPFGAAHSSTSISAALGFAMAKKMQDRPGRGIAVIGDGAMSAGMAYEAMNNAEQAGNRLVVILNDNDMSIAPPVGGLSAYLARMVSSSEYLGLRSLASRISRKLSRKVHSGLEKAEEFARGMVTGGTLFEELGFYYVGPIDGHNLEHLIPVLENVRDSEQGPVLIHVVTTKGKGYAPAENSADKYHGVPKFDVVTGEKAKSKAGPPAYQNVFGDTLAKLAETDDRICAITAAMPSGTGVDRFAKAHPDRSFDVGIAEQHGVTFAAGLAAQGMRPFAAIYSTFLQRAYDQVVHDVAIQNLPVRFAIDRAGLVGADGSTHAGSFDITYLATLPNFVVMAAADEAELAHMTYTAAEYDEGPIAFRYPRGNGIGVAIPETLEKLPIGKGRVVREGSKVAILSLGARLEEAKKAADQLEAKGLSTTVADMRFAKPLDTALIEKLMRSHEVVVTVEEGAIGGLGAHVLTFASDTGLTDNGLKVRTMRLPDVFQDQDDPMKQYDEAGLNAPQIVDTVLAALRHNSTGVEEARA; this is encoded by the coding sequence ATGAATTCACCACCAAAGACGCCGTTGCTCGACACGGTCGAATATCCTTCCGATCTTCGCCGGCTGGATCAGGGCCAGCTCCGTCAGCTTTCCGACGAATTGCGCGCCGAGATGATCGATGCCGTCAGCACCAGCGGGGGCCATCTCGGCTCCGGGCTGGGCGTGGTCGAACTGACCGTGGCGATCCACTACGTTTTCGACACGCCGAACGACAAGCTCGTCTGGGATGTCGGGCACCAGTGCTATCCGCACAAGATCATCACCGGCCGCCGCGACCGTATCCGCACCCTGCGCCAGGGCGGCGGCCTGTCGGGCTTCACCAAGCGTACCGAGAGCGAATACGATCCCTTCGGCGCGGCCCACAGTTCCACCTCGATCAGCGCCGCGCTCGGCTTCGCCATGGCCAAGAAGATGCAGGACAGGCCGGGCCGCGGCATCGCCGTGATCGGCGACGGCGCGATGAGCGCCGGCATGGCCTACGAGGCGATGAACAACGCCGAACAGGCGGGCAACCGGCTGGTCGTGATCCTCAACGACAACGACATGTCGATCGCTCCGCCGGTGGGCGGCCTGTCCGCCTATCTCGCGCGCATGGTGTCGAGCAGCGAATATCTCGGCCTGCGCAGCCTCGCCTCGCGCATTTCGCGCAAGCTCAGCCGCAAGGTCCATTCGGGTCTCGAAAAGGCCGAGGAATTCGCCCGCGGCATGGTCACCGGCGGCACGCTGTTCGAGGAACTGGGCTTCTATTACGTCGGCCCTATCGACGGGCACAATCTCGAGCACCTGATCCCGGTGCTGGAGAACGTGCGCGACAGCGAGCAGGGCCCGGTCCTGATCCATGTCGTGACGACCAAGGGCAAGGGCTACGCCCCGGCCGAGAACAGCGCCGACAAATATCACGGCGTACCCAAATTCGACGTGGTGACGGGCGAGAAGGCCAAGTCCAAGGCTGGCCCGCCCGCCTATCAGAACGTGTTTGGCGACACGCTCGCGAAGCTGGCGGAGACCGACGATCGCATCTGCGCAATCACCGCCGCCATGCCCAGCGGCACGGGCGTCGATCGTTTCGCCAAGGCCCATCCCGATCGCAGCTTCGATGTCGGCATCGCCGAACAGCACGGGGTGACCTTCGCCGCCGGGCTCGCCGCGCAGGGGATGCGCCCCTTCGCCGCGATCTATTCGACCTTCCTCCAGCGCGCCTACGACCAGGTGGTCCACGATGTCGCGATCCAGAACCTGCCCGTCCGCTTCGCGATCGACCGTGCCGGTCTGGTGGGGGCCGACGGCAGCACCCATGCCGGATCATTCGACATCACCTATCTGGCGACGCTGCCCAATTTCGTGGTGATGGCCGCCGCCGACGAGGCGGAGCTGGCCCACATGACCTACACCGCCGCCGAATATGACGAGGGGCCGATCGCCTTCCGTTATCCGCGCGGCAACGGCATCGGGGTCGCAATTCCCGAGACGCTGGAGAAGCTTCCCATCGGCAAGGGCCGCGTGGTGCGCGAAGGGAGCAAGGTCGCCATCCTGTCGCTCGGCGCGCGCCTCGAAGAGGCGAAGAAGGCCGCCGATCAGCTCGAGGCCAAGGGGCTTTCGACCACGGTCGCCGACATGCGCTTCGCCAAGCCGCTCGACACCGCGCTGATCGAGAAGCTGATGCGCAGCCACGAGGTCGTGGTCACGGTCGAGGAAGGCGCCATCGGCGGTCTCGGCGCCCATGTGCTCACCTTTGCCAGCGACACCGGCCTCACGGACAACGGCCTCAAAGTGCGCACCATGCGCCTCCCGGACGTGTTCCAGGACCAGGACGATCCGATGAAGCAATATGACGAGGCGGGCCTCAACGCCCCGCAGATCGTCGACACCGTGCTCGCCGCACTACGCCACAACTCGACGGGGGTCGAGGAAGCGCGGGCGTGA
- the msrA gene encoding peptide-methionine (S)-S-oxide reductase MsrA: MTKTRTALCAGALALVSAGCQQAVAAESVVAAPSAKRAAKESAGLKTAIFAGGCFWGVEGVFSHVKGVTSAVSGYHGGTERQASYDIVSSGVTDHVEAVKVTYDPKVIRYDQLLRIFFSVVADPTLKNRQGPDRGAQYDAKLIPTSAEQLTVAKAYLAQMKGSGKWSGPIVTDIVRAQAFYPAETHHQDFAAKNPSHGYIQRWDAPKIAALKRLYPGVYSASFQRN; the protein is encoded by the coding sequence CTGACCAAGACCCGCACAGCTCTCTGCGCCGGCGCGCTTGCGTTGGTGTCTGCCGGCTGCCAGCAGGCGGTCGCCGCGGAAAGCGTCGTGGCGGCTCCCTCGGCCAAGCGCGCAGCCAAGGAAAGCGCCGGCCTCAAGACCGCGATTTTCGCCGGTGGCTGTTTCTGGGGTGTCGAGGGCGTGTTCAGCCATGTGAAGGGCGTGACCAGCGCCGTCTCGGGCTATCACGGCGGAACCGAGCGGCAGGCGAGCTACGATATCGTCTCCTCCGGCGTTACCGACCATGTCGAGGCGGTGAAAGTGACCTATGATCCGAAGGTCATCCGCTACGACCAGCTTCTGCGCATCTTCTTCTCCGTCGTCGCCGACCCCACGCTGAAAAATCGGCAAGGTCCCGATCGCGGCGCGCAATACGATGCCAAGCTGATCCCGACATCCGCCGAACAGCTCACCGTTGCCAAGGCCTATCTCGCGCAGATGAAGGGGAGCGGGAAATGGAGCGGCCCGATCGTCACCGATATCGTCCGCGCGCAGGCCTTCTACCCGGCAGAGACCCATCATCAGGATTTCGCGGCGAAAAACCCCAGCCACGGCTACATTCAGCGGTGGGATGCGCCCAAGATCGCAGCGCTGAAGCGCCTCTATCCAGGCGTCTACAGCGCGAGCTTCCAGCGCAACTGA
- a CDS encoding amidohydrolase family protein has translation MMKASKRLSPLGAVGIALGLAGAFVGHAANAQDFAITGVTVATGDGSEPVENGAVLVRGGRVVYAGPASGMPATGGATAVDGQGAWVTPGIVAAVTTLGLLDVGGVGESNDSSARNSPFSAALDVAPIVNPNSQHILVHRAAGVTRAATTTSPSASIFGGQGAIIDLGADPDAVMRPRAFQMVALGEQGGRIAGGSRAAAHVLFRNALREAMRLGEDAQIPGRSSDRPETDLGDDVPIDPRLSGEYAERAGDVLLTRFDASALVPVVRGEQMLLVAVERASDIRSVLALKQEFPRLDMVLVGASEGWLVAQDIAAAGVPVIADGLDDLPQNFEELAATQSNIGRLAAAGVTVAINASAMENPRNLNQFAGNLVALSRVPGASGLSWGQALATITSVPARILGLEGRAGALTQGAAGDLVMWDGDPLEVGSTPTRVFIDGVEQPLENHQSKLKERYRDLDRGDLPKGYVW, from the coding sequence GAAGGCCAGCAAGCGTCTCTCCCCTCTCGGTGCCGTCGGTATCGCACTCGGTCTCGCCGGCGCCTTCGTCGGCCATGCCGCCAATGCACAGGACTTCGCCATCACCGGCGTGACCGTCGCTACCGGCGACGGCAGCGAGCCGGTCGAGAACGGCGCGGTGCTCGTTCGCGGCGGCCGCGTGGTCTATGCCGGCCCCGCTTCCGGTATGCCCGCGACGGGCGGCGCGACCGCGGTCGACGGACAGGGTGCCTGGGTCACGCCGGGCATCGTCGCGGCCGTCACCACGCTCGGCCTGCTCGATGTCGGCGGCGTGGGCGAATCGAACGACAGTTCGGCGCGCAATTCACCCTTCAGCGCCGCGCTCGACGTGGCGCCGATCGTCAATCCCAACTCCCAGCACATCCTCGTGCACCGCGCCGCCGGCGTCACGCGCGCCGCGACAACGACCTCGCCCTCGGCCTCGATCTTCGGCGGTCAGGGCGCGATCATCGATCTCGGTGCCGATCCCGATGCCGTGATGCGCCCGCGCGCCTTTCAGATGGTGGCTCTGGGCGAGCAGGGTGGACGGATCGCCGGTGGCAGCCGTGCAGCGGCGCATGTCCTGTTCCGTAACGCCCTGCGCGAGGCAATGAGACTGGGCGAGGATGCACAGATTCCGGGCCGTTCGTCGGATCGTCCCGAAACCGATCTCGGCGATGATGTTCCAATCGATCCGCGCCTCTCGGGCGAATATGCGGAGAGGGCGGGCGACGTGCTGCTGACCCGGTTCGACGCCTCGGCACTGGTGCCGGTGGTGCGCGGCGAGCAGATGCTGCTGGTCGCGGTCGAGCGGGCTTCGGACATCCGCAGCGTGCTGGCTCTGAAGCAGGAATTCCCTCGCCTCGACATGGTTCTGGTCGGGGCGAGCGAAGGCTGGCTGGTGGCGCAGGACATCGCCGCGGCGGGTGTTCCGGTGATCGCCGACGGGCTCGACGACCTGCCGCAGAACTTCGAGGAACTCGCCGCCACACAGAGCAATATCGGCCGCCTCGCCGCCGCCGGCGTGACCGTGGCGATCAATGCCAGCGCGATGGAGAACCCGCGCAATCTCAACCAGTTTGCCGGCAATCTGGTGGCGCTGAGCCGGGTCCCCGGTGCGTCAGGCCTCAGCTGGGGGCAGGCGCTGGCGACGATTACTTCGGTTCCTGCGCGCATCCTCGGCCTCGAGGGGCGCGCCGGTGCGCTGACGCAGGGCGCAGCCGGCGATCTGGTAATGTGGGACGGCGATCCGCTGGAAGTCGGCTCCACACCTACGAGGGTCTTCATCGATGGGGTCGAGCAACCGCTCGAGAACCATCAGAGCAAGCTCAAGGAACGCTACCGCGATCTCGATCGGGGCGATCTTCCCAAAGGCTATGTCTGGTAG
- the purH gene encoding bifunctional phosphoribosylaminoimidazolecarboxamide formyltransferase/IMP cyclohydrolase has translation MSEVAIGRALLSVSDKSGLVELGQALAARGVELVSTGGTAKALREAGLEVRDVSDVTGFPEMMDGRVKTLHPMVHGGLLAVRDDAAHATAMQEHGIGAIDLVVVNLYPFEATVAKGAERDEIIENIDIGGPSMVRSAAKNHRYVTILTDPADYDALLAEIESSGATSLDFRKRMAAKAFAATAAYDAAIGQWFAHADQGETFPARRAMASTLAGELRYGENPHQKAALYVPQRVVAKGLPQAEQVQGKELSYNNYNDANAALELAAEFAGGDPAVVIVKHANPCGVAQRASLLDAWTDALHCDSVSAFGGIVATNVPLDGPTAEAICEIFTEVVVAPGADEAARAAFAKKKNLRLLITDGLPDPRRPGVTQVTITGGLLVQTRDNGAISAEDLKIVTKREPSEQELKDCLFAWTVARHVKSNAIVYAKDGATAGIGAGQMNRRDSSRIAAIKAAEAAETYGWSEPRTKGSAVASDAFFPFADGLLAAAEAGATAIIQPGGSIRDEEVIAAADEHGLAMVFTGMRHFRH, from the coding sequence TTGAGCGAGGTAGCGATCGGACGGGCACTGCTTTCGGTGTCCGACAAGAGCGGATTGGTCGAACTGGGACAGGCGCTGGCGGCGCGCGGGGTGGAACTCGTCTCCACCGGCGGCACGGCCAAGGCGCTGCGCGAGGCGGGGCTCGAGGTCCGCGACGTGTCGGACGTCACCGGCTTTCCCGAGATGATGGACGGCCGGGTCAAGACGCTCCACCCGATGGTTCATGGCGGGCTTCTCGCCGTGCGCGATGATGCTGCCCATGCTACCGCGATGCAGGAGCACGGAATCGGCGCGATCGATCTCGTTGTGGTCAATCTCTACCCGTTCGAGGCGACGGTCGCCAAGGGTGCCGAACGCGACGAGATCATCGAGAACATCGATATCGGCGGGCCGAGCATGGTCCGCAGCGCGGCCAAGAACCACCGTTACGTGACGATCCTGACCGATCCGGCGGATTACGACGCGCTGCTGGCCGAGATCGAGAGTTCGGGCGCGACCTCACTCGATTTCCGCAAGCGCATGGCGGCCAAGGCGTTCGCTGCCACCGCGGCCTATGACGCGGCGATCGGCCAGTGGTTCGCTCATGCCGATCAGGGCGAGACCTTCCCCGCTCGCCGCGCCATGGCGAGCACGCTGGCAGGCGAATTGCGCTATGGCGAGAACCCGCATCAGAAGGCGGCGCTCTACGTGCCCCAGCGTGTCGTCGCCAAGGGTCTGCCGCAGGCCGAGCAGGTGCAGGGCAAGGAGCTCTCCTACAACAACTACAACGACGCCAACGCCGCGCTGGAACTGGCTGCGGAGTTCGCGGGCGGCGATCCGGCCGTGGTCATCGTCAAGCACGCCAATCCCTGCGGCGTCGCCCAGCGTGCCAGCCTGCTCGACGCCTGGACCGATGCACTGCATTGCGACAGCGTCTCGGCTTTCGGCGGGATCGTCGCGACCAATGTCCCGCTCGACGGTCCGACGGCCGAAGCGATCTGCGAGATCTTCACTGAAGTCGTCGTCGCGCCCGGTGCGGACGAGGCGGCGCGCGCAGCCTTCGCGAAGAAGAAGAACCTGCGCCTGCTCATCACCGATGGCCTCCCCGATCCGCGCCGCCCCGGCGTGACGCAGGTGACGATCACCGGTGGCCTGCTCGTCCAGACGCGCGACAACGGGGCGATCAGCGCTGAAGACCTGAAGATCGTCACCAAGCGCGAGCCGAGCGAGCAGGAATTGAAGGACTGCCTGTTCGCCTGGACCGTCGCCCGCCACGTCAAGTCGAACGCGATCGTCTATGCGAAGGACGGCGCGACGGCCGGCATCGGCGCAGGCCAGATGAACCGCCGCGATTCGAGCCGGATCGCCGCGATAAAAGCCGCCGAGGCCGCCGAAACCTATGGCTGGTCCGAACCGCGGACCAAGGGCAGCGCGGTGGCTTCCGACGCCTTCTTCCCCTTCGCCGACGGTCTGCTGGCCGCCGCCGAAGCGGGCGCGACCGCGATCATCCAGCCGGGTGGCTCGATTCGCGACGAGGAGGTAATCGCTGCCGCTGACGAGCATGGCTTGGCCATGGTGTTCACCGGGATGCGTCACTTCCGCCACTGA
- a CDS encoding FKBP-type peptidyl-prolyl cis-trans isomerase yields MRTALAALGMAAAAVAFHAVSAQDGPPDRSQDLAWMSKQQAYLGGLSAGDGWRVMPGGLKWRYLEYAGSDRKPTVADTVTVHYAGTFIDGETFDSSYDRGEPATFPLSRLVKAWQMAIPQMGVGDTIEIAAPADLAYGAEGRGPIPGGATLLFRVELLGIGDRTQS; encoded by the coding sequence ATGCGAACGGCTCTGGCGGCTCTTGGCATGGCGGCGGCGGCCGTCGCCTTCCATGCCGTATCCGCACAGGACGGGCCGCCGGACCGTTCGCAGGATCTCGCCTGGATGAGCAAGCAGCAGGCCTATCTCGGCGGGCTCTCCGCCGGGGACGGGTGGCGGGTTATGCCGGGCGGGTTGAAATGGCGTTATCTGGAATATGCCGGAAGCGACAGAAAACCGACCGTCGCCGACACCGTGACGGTCCACTATGCCGGGACGTTCATCGACGGCGAAACCTTCGATTCCAGCTACGATCGCGGCGAGCCCGCCACCTTTCCGCTCTCGCGACTGGTGAAGGCCTGGCAAATGGCGATCCCGCAGATGGGCGTGGGCGACACGATCGAGATCGCGGCGCCGGCGGACCTTGCCTACGGAGCCGAGGGGCGCGGTCCGATCCCGGGCGGGGCGACGCTGCTGTTCAGGGTGGAACTGCTCGGCATCGGAGACCGAACGCAATCTTGA
- a CDS encoding Fur family transcriptional regulator: protein MATHAHSHTKHAHTEHEGDALVEAARGSLTEAGEQWTGMRQSVFEELARHEIPASAYDIADNLSRARGKRVAPNSVYRILDLFVRTNLANRIESANAYLVNTHPGCRHDCIFLICDDCGKANHLDDDRVTGALRAAGRDAGFADVRPVVELRGLCEDCAA, encoded by the coding sequence ATGGCGACGCACGCGCATTCCCACACGAAACACGCTCACACTGAACACGAGGGCGACGCTCTGGTCGAGGCCGCGCGCGGTTCGCTCACCGAAGCGGGTGAGCAATGGACCGGGATGCGCCAGTCCGTGTTCGAGGAGCTGGCGCGCCACGAAATTCCGGCGTCGGCCTACGACATCGCCGACAATCTCTCCCGGGCGCGCGGCAAGCGGGTCGCGCCCAACAGCGTCTACCGCATTCTCGACCTGTTCGTGCGTACCAATCTCGCCAACCGGATCGAGAGCGCCAATGCCTATCTGGTCAACACCCATCCCGGCTGCCGGCACGATTGCATCTTCCTGATCTGCGACGATTGCGGAAAAGCCAATCACCTCGACGACGATCGCGTGACCGGCGCCCTGCGCGCCGCGGGCCGCGATGCGGGCTTTGCCGACGTCCGTCCGGTCGTCGAACTGCGCGGCTTGTGCGAGGATTGCGCGGCCTGA
- a CDS encoding NnrU family protein: MNALISLFAASTALVGTHFALSHPLRAPLVRVLGTGGFALLYSLVALACMIWMYLAFVAAPAGGLPGSGAVGWAIATILTLPALVLFIGSLKGNPALPAPGAEKLAARDPAGVFTVTRHPMMWGFALWGTAHLVLWWSWRTNIVALAILVLALVGARLQDRKKEAQMGGAWKGWEARTSYWPRWRSLPRAGLLLWEIAIAAWLGITWWHLAAEGIPAGLWRWL; this comes from the coding sequence TTGAACGCGCTGATCTCGCTTTTCGCCGCATCGACTGCCTTGGTCGGCACGCATTTCGCCCTTTCGCACCCGTTGCGCGCACCGCTGGTCCGGGTGCTTGGGACAGGCGGCTTCGCGCTGCTCTACAGCCTCGTCGCGCTGGCGTGCATGATCTGGATGTATCTCGCCTTCGTGGCTGCCCCGGCGGGAGGTCTTCCCGGTTCCGGCGCAGTCGGATGGGCGATCGCGACGATCCTGACCCTCCCCGCACTGGTGCTGTTCATCGGGTCGCTGAAGGGCAACCCGGCCCTCCCGGCTCCTGGCGCCGAGAAACTCGCCGCGCGCGATCCGGCGGGGGTCTTCACGGTCACACGCCACCCGATGATGTGGGGCTTTGCACTGTGGGGAACAGCGCATCTGGTGCTCTGGTGGAGCTGGCGGACGAACATCGTCGCGCTGGCGATCCTAGTGCTGGCTCTGGTCGGCGCGCGGCTTCAGGACCGCAAGAAGGAAGCCCAGATGGGCGGCGCATGGAAGGGCTGGGAGGCGCGGACGAGCTACTGGCCGCGCTGGCGCAGCCTGCCCCGGGCCGGCTTGCTTCTCTGGGAGATTGCGATCGCGGCATGGCTCGGGATCACTTGGTGGCACCTTGCCGCCGAGGGCATTCCGGCCGGGCTGTGGCGCTGGCTCTAG
- a CDS encoding crotonase/enoyl-CoA hydratase family protein — MSDLLRIETADHVTTLTLDRPERMNPLGQAGDGDAFAAACDAINADMGVRCVILTGAGRAFSAGGDIRAMKEKSGNFGGTAPEIADGYRDNIHKVLRALYGLRVPLIAAVNGPAIGLGCDLACLADMRLAGADAKFGVTFLKLGIIPGDGGTWILPRIIGEARAAELFYTGEVIDAATALDWGLVSRVVDDAALMDEARALAAKVAAMPPHALRQAKNLMRQGRGTSYDAALEMAANAQALMHSTADHMEGVDALLEKRAPRFTGQ, encoded by the coding sequence GTGAGCGATTTGCTGCGCATCGAGACCGCCGACCACGTCACCACGCTGACGCTCGACCGGCCCGAGCGGATGAACCCGCTTGGGCAGGCGGGGGACGGGGATGCGTTCGCGGCGGCCTGCGACGCGATCAACGCCGATATGGGCGTGCGCTGCGTCATCCTGACCGGGGCGGGGCGCGCCTTCAGCGCGGGCGGGGACATTCGCGCGATGAAGGAAAAGAGCGGCAATTTCGGCGGCACCGCGCCCGAGATCGCCGACGGCTATCGCGACAACATCCACAAGGTATTGCGCGCCCTCTATGGCCTGCGCGTCCCGCTGATCGCGGCGGTCAACGGGCCGGCAATCGGCTTGGGCTGCGATCTCGCTTGTCTCGCCGACATGCGCCTTGCCGGTGCGGACGCGAAATTCGGCGTCACGTTCCTCAAGCTCGGGATCATTCCGGGTGACGGGGGCACCTGGATTCTCCCGCGCATCATCGGCGAGGCGCGCGCGGCGGAGCTGTTCTATACAGGTGAGGTGATCGACGCAGCGACTGCGCTCGACTGGGGGCTGGTCAGCCGCGTGGTCGACGATGCGGCGCTGATGGACGAGGCGCGAGCGCTCGCGGCCAAGGTCGCCGCGATGCCGCCTCACGCTTTGCGTCAGGCCAAGAACCTAATGCGGCAGGGGCGTGGGACCAGCTACGACGCAGCGCTGGAAATGGCCGCAAATGCGCAGGCGCTGATGCATAGTACCGCAGATCACATGGAGGGCGTTGACGCCCTGCTCGAAAAGCGCGCGCCGCGCTTTACCGGGCAATAG